The sequence below is a genomic window from Uranotaenia lowii strain MFRU-FL chromosome 2, ASM2978415v1, whole genome shotgun sequence.
aCGGTTTATTGAATCGAAACTCTTAACTTACcataaaaaataagtatcaattcGGGAAGGTCATATAATgtcgtaaaataaaatatctttggCCTAGAGTGATTTAGGAAACACTTCCAGCCAAGCCAAGTTTCTGATAAGCTtgttaatcttatttttaaacaccttttgatttcttgaactgaaaatttcacttggaaaaaatcttcatggggggggggggggttaaacccctaacccctcccccccccgttcgcacggccttgggcagaacaaatcctatcaaaattataacttatcaagatatgaatgcttcgagaaaaaattcCAGTCGAATGTCAGTAAACCATatcatgctccatttttggtatcccaaaaatttgattcaattttatgaatctgctgagcgaaactcattaaagcactgtttgggccgttgacttcgatgtccgtgtttcataaaaagttgtacgtatatcaaaataagatataaccattttatttaaagacattccgaaaaaaatgttatcattgaaaatgagctcaaccccattcaagtctgtcaatcagaataagatataattcagattggagaaacttaaaatcgaaaatttagagtacttaattataactgaatcagatgtaaatatcttggtgagatacgtttgaattattattctgatatgctctcctgatcgggcgTTATGTTATTTGTGTAGTTAAAAGTTCTTACGTTCGCACAGCCCACTAAAATGAGCGTTCTTTACACTCAGTTCAACTTATGTTGCATCTACATATATTTCAACAGGGACTTTCTTTTTGTAAgatacaccggggtaagtgagGACGATgactattaaaacaatactatgaacttttttttctcaattttaatgcagaatgttaaattttatcgtacacagtaaacgaaaattaccgagttcggtaatttttttaccgaaatcctaacatgtgtaaatcgttaaactgttcggtatttttttcggtaaaaaataaatgaacatcggtaaatcgattcttcatttaccgatgttcgtttattttttaccgaaaaaattaccgaacagtttaacaatttacacattacacatgttaggatttcggtaaaaaaattaccgaactcggtaattttcgtttactgtgtaatcTCTCCAatgactgtgaaaaagatacgattccgacagtaacggatgtttacagcgactttttgggaattttatattttcaactacgatgtcgagttgatgtgcattttcaattaaaaatttctcgtaaactagctgtatcttgacgaaaaactctacgatccttacattcgaaacaaccatTTAGGAATTGAAACGacggttaaaaattaagaaaaaagagtttatttacaaaaatctaaaatgttgtCTCTAAACCCTatctggggtaagtggggacggctttatacatatttaatgtttacatattttttcaattttctctccttcatccGATACAATTAAGCTTAATTAGCAtacggatcatgaaaagttgggaaaagttcTTGTTTGTTCTgaaataagtatatatttttgataaaatcggatctcgtgtattgcaacataaattacacacaataatcattgaaagatgcttTACTAATAGTataatgaacttttttcaaaattttggacggttcgagcaataaagtaatgtatttaaccaagaaaacacaaatttgttgaaaatttcctaagaaatcaaagggaaaatatACCGTCCCACTTATCCCATAaggcggggtaagtgaagacaccagcagtccataacaatttacgagataacttttttcgctttgcgtctatagctcatctcttcagcatttgtaaacaacatgttctgcatcacattgaacgtaattttatcaaaattaacccactgctgtttttttaaatgattttttaaagttgaactatacgaaaaaccgttcAAACTTACCTTACTGTACCtcatctgattttctattgcgattctatcTTAGGGTGTTCGCCTCACCCGACCCCTACATATATTTCAACAGGGACgttctttttatatttaaaaacaaaacgggcattcaaatttcatttgactATATTTTCTGTACAGATTATATACACATTTGTGTTGCAGTCGTTTGGCACTCAAATTTTTAACTGATTATCTGATTGCtactacaaaaataaaatcattgatCATTAAAGCTACTTcacttgtgatttttttattgcttctcGCCTATTATAAACTAAAAAGAAAGCCCATGCCCCTTTCgctttggaatttttttctataataaaaGCATCACCGTTTTATTGATTTGGAATCATAAAAATGTCCCCATAAGGCACATTGAACCCCTAATGGTGTGGTTCTTGTTACAGCATATTTGACCGGAATCCGCAATTAGGAAAGACACATACATATGCTCTATGCGTGATCTTCCCACTCCGCTTCCCGGGCACATTCGATTGAGTTTCACCGCAGCAGTTCCTCGTACGGTACCTGATTGGTCCATTTGCGGATGCTGACGTACGAGAACACTCCGACCATGATGATTCCGATGGTTCCGAAAAAGATGGCAATGTAGATTCCGAGACCCGGCAGCATCAGTGCCAACTGAAACAAATCAATTGTGGTTTGAGGACTCTATAGCTTTCATTTTCAcccaaatatttattcaattaagTGAGTAGTGAGAATATAGCTCCAAGCTTTCATTCCCAATTCTTTTTTCGTTTACCTTAGCTTGATCGGCTAGCTCGGGAGTTAGAGTTGCTCTCTGTGTGAACCAAAGCATTGGGACCATTAACGGAGGAACTTTTTCATacattctagaaaaaaaattgttatttcgaGTAGGTAACTTGAAAGAAAATAATCCCGACTTACTTAAAACCTTTGACTGGTTGCAATTGCATATTGATTTGCAATCGAGCCCGTACATCTAGAGGAATTCCAGTGTGTGGTTCAATACCCACGTAAAATTCGTGTTTGGTTTTGTTGGGCTTCATTCCCTCGATAGAATTGATATAGCTCGGATCGGCGAGGTAGAAATGAGGAAACGACACAAACGTTGGGGATCCAAATTTACAGGCCGAAGCGTTGAATACGCCAGGTTTCAAGTCATGGCACTTTTCCGGTGCAGAATTGCACCAACATTCCGCTTCCGGATATTTTACTCCGTTATCGAACAAACTGTCGTCACCGACATATTTCGTACCTTCCAGATCATGTACAACTATCTGTTCTGCGTATTTCAAGTTCAACGATCGACATACGTCAGACGCAAAAATTGTTACGTTCGTTTTGTTAGTGTAGCTAACCGGCCACAATTCCCCACTTGTTCCGTGAACAAGACCGCATTCGCCGCGATACATTCCGGTGCTACTCGCACCATTCCAGAGCGTAATTTCCCCAGTATTCTCGAGTGAATCTTCTCCTGTTTTCATTGTAAATACTCCATCATAAGTTTCACTCATGTTACGCTCAACAAACCATCCAAATTTATCAAACGGAACTTTCACCGACTGGTTCAGTGTTTTCAACACGTCCAACAGGGTATCGTCGAATCCATCGAATAACAAGTCACTGACTTTCTTATCTCGCCACATAAGGGAACCGTCCAGTTCCAGAACGAAGTCAGCTGCAAACTTCTCCACTTTACCTGCATCTCTCAGAAAGTAAGCTGTGTTCTATACAAATGATAGCAAACATATCATTAGATGATGTATCAATCTTCAATGTAATCAATTACCCACCAGTGAAACAACGTTCAAATTCGTCACGGTATCATTCAGCGATCCGTTTGATCGATCCGGTTCGAAGTTCCAAAAGCGCCTCTGATTGAATGTTACTGTGTTATTGCTGTTCCAGATTAGTTTTGTGCGTTCATGAACTTCCCGGAACACATACGGTCCCAGTTCCTGAAAGTGAGGCTTCACCGTTGGGTACAGATGTAAATCGTCTGGGTTGGTCCAGTTGAACAGATAAATTTCCAGATACATCGGAATCGGTGTTCGAATCCAGTTTTGATAGTTGACTGACCCATTTTTAATCACCAATTTctgaaatcaagaaaacaaggTATTATTTTTCGAATCTTTCAATGACAACGGGAACCTACTTCTTTCAACATCTTGGAAGACATTGTCGGCCAAAGTGTCCCCAGTATAACGGCGAACAGTATCAGAAATGCCGAGCAACCGAAAGCGACGAATCGCTTCTGCATATCGGAACATGAACACATTGTGATGTTTTGTACTTTTCAAAGCTACTATTGATTAATTCTGGATGGTTTCGAAGCGTCTTAAGGAACAAATTGTTACAGTCACCTTCCTTGAATCATGTCTGCAATAAAACCAGAAAAGAGAAATGTTTGATAATTCTGCTGTTCAAATATGACTACATATGTTCGTTAACCTATAGCAAAAGTTgctaaaaagataaaaaaaaactccgttCCAGAGCCTCTAATACAACTAGATAAGAACGAATGAAAGTCAACTACC
It includes:
- the LOC129748216 gene encoding protein croquemort-like, coding for MCSCSDMQKRFVAFGCSAFLILFAVILGTLWPTMSSKMLKEKLVIKNGSVNYQNWIRTPIPMYLEIYLFNWTNPDDLHLYPTVKPHFQELGPYVFREVHERTKLIWNSNNTVTFNQRRFWNFEPDRSNGSLNDTVTNLNVVSLNTAYFLRDAGKVEKFAADFVLELDGSLMWRDKKVSDLLFDGFDDTLLDVLKTLNQSVKVPFDKFGWFVERNMSETYDGVFTMKTGEDSLENTGEITLWNGASSTGMYRGECGLVHGTSGELWPVSYTNKTNVTIFASDVCRSLNLKYAEQIVVHDLEGTKYVGDDSLFDNGVKYPEAECWCNSAPEKCHDLKPGVFNASACKFGSPTFVSFPHFYLADPSYINSIEGMKPNKTKHEFYVGIEPHTGIPLDVRARLQINMQLQPVKGFKMYEKVPPLMVPMLWFTQRATLTPELADQAKLALMLPGLGIYIAIFFGTIGIIMVGVFSYVSIRKWTNQVPYEELLR